GCTTAGGGTTTCATCGTCATCCTGCCCTGCCGCCATCAGTTGACCCAACACCTCATTAGCGGCATGGGTGGCGCCGCTGCGGGCCAGGGCCAGGGCCAATAACTGCTGCAACCGCAAATGCTGAGGCCACTGCTTCAGACCATCCGCCAGCACATCATAGGCCATTAGGGTTTCCCCCAACTGCAGCATCATTTCCCCCAAAGAGCAGTGTAGATCGGGGGTGCGGGGCCGCAGGGTGACAATTTCCCGTCGCAGCGCCAGCAGTGGGGCCAACTGCCGCGGCATGGCCCCAGCCCCGATACGCAGAGTCGCCGTGGCAGCCTCAGCGGTCCCCAACTTGATGCGAGGGGGCGCCACCGGTTGCGCCTCAATCCGATAGCCCAGGGCCACGGCCGTCTTGAGATTGTCGAGGTAGACCTGTAATTGCTGTTCTTGAACGGCTTCCGGTAGCTGCTCGAAAGGACAGAGATAGGGATGAGTGCGCTCGGCGGCATTGAGCCGAGTGCCATAGCGCCAACCTAGCCCGAGTAATGCTTGGGCCCAATGGTCATGACTGTTTTCAGCCAACCGCTCTGCCAGATATAAGTACTCCGCCGTCAGCGTTGCCTGAGACGTATCGATGGGCTGTGGTTGGTACACGGGTTGTTCTTGTCCCCTGCAGCGTTTACCCGAGCGTTGAGGGTCTCCCTCGCTTTTCCTCCATTGTGGGGTGACAACGGCAGAAGCATCCACCTAAATTTCCCCGGGTATCTTCCCCAGGCTGCCACGCTGGGAGCAATTGTCAGGACCGCCAGGACAGCTATTCCCCACCAGGAAAATTTATGTCGAAAAGGTTTGCAAATCCTGGCCTGGGAATCCGGAGAACGATCTAAGCTAAGGAGCAGCGCCTAGGGCCATAGTCTGTGTGGGCGCGTTGAATAGGGAGATGCGGAGATGCCCAGCCTGACAATTGCAGATCGAGTCAATCGTGTCACCCCGTCCATGACCCTGGCGATCTCGGCCAAGGCCAAGGCGATGAAAGCCGAGGGCCTGGATGTCTGTAGTTTCAGCGCTGGGGAGCCAGATTTCGACACCCCCGATCACATCAAGGCGGCGGCAAAACAGGCCCTGGATCAGGGCAAGACCCGCTATGGTCCTGCCGCCGGGGAGCCGGCCTTGCGGCGGGCCATCGCCCAGAAGCTGCAGCAGGACAATGATCTCTGCTATGGCCCCGAAAATATCATCGTCACCAATGGCGGCAAACACAGCCTCTACAACCTGATGATGACCCTGATTGGGCCTGGGGATGAGGTAATTATCCCGGCCCCTTACTGGGTTAGCTATCCGGAGATGGTGACCCTAGCCGGTGGCACGCCGGTGATTGTGCCCACCGATTTAGCGGGAGGCTATAAGATCACCCCGGAGCAACTGCGCCGCCATATCACGCCTCAGACCCGCCTCTTCATCCTCAATTCCCCCAGCAATCCCACCGGCACCGTCTATAGTCCAGAGGAGATCAAGGCCTTAGCAGAGGTGGTCATAGAGGCGGATATTTGGGTGGTCTCCGATGAAATCTACGAAAAGATCCGCTACGACGACGTCCCTCACCTCAGCATCGGCGCTATTGGCCCAGAAGCCTATCAGCGCACCCTGCTCAGTAACGGCTTTGCCAAGGCCTATGCCATGACCGGTTGGCGCATTGGTTACTTGGCCGGGCCGGTGGAGTTGATTCGGGCCATGAATACTCTGCAGAGCCACAGTACTTCTAATGTCTGCACCTTTGCCCAGTACGGTGCGATCGCAGCTCTGGAAGGCCCCCAAGACTGTATCGCCACCATGGGCCATGCCTTTGCCCAACGGCGACAGGTGATGCTGAAGGCCATCCATAGCATTCCCGGCCTCAGCTGTGCCACCCCCCAGGGAGCCTTTTACCTCTACGTGGATATCAGCGCCCTCGCGGTTCCGTCCCTGGACTTCTGCAGTCAACTCCTAGAGGAAAAATACGTCGCCACTATCCCCGGAGTCGCCTTTGGGGCCGAGGGCTCTATCCGTCTCTCCTATGCTACCGATCTGGAAACCATCGAGCGCGGCCTCGAGCGTCTAGCCGCCTTCGTGCGGTCGCGGTCCTAAGGGTTACTTCAACTTCTGCTTGATAAAGGCCAGCATCTTGGCCAGTTGCCCCTTGAGTTGGTTCACCTCGGCTTGTAGGTGATTCACCTTAGCCACCAGTGCTTGATAATCGGCTGGATCGATGCCGCCAGCAGCAGCCTCCCCTGGCGGAGCCTCGGCGGCAGGGGCAGCCGCCTGGGCCGGGCGAGCCTTGCGGGCCTTGGCCATGGCCCCCTTAATGGCGCCAATCAATTCTTTCTGGTCGAAGGGTTTCTGAATGAACTCAAAATACTCGAAGGGTTCTTGAATCTTCTCAGTCACCTCTTCCTTGCGGCCCGACATCAGCACCAGCGGAATATGCTGCAGGTCGGGGCGAGCCTGAATTTCTTGAAAGACTTCCCAACCGCTTTTACGGGGCAGCAAAAAGTCCAACATGATCAGATTGGGCCGCTGATCTTGAATGGCACTCATGCCCTCCACCCCATCTTGGGCTTCGATCACCTCAAAATTGCCCTGAGGTAACATATCGCGAACCCGCATGCGGATGACACGGCTGTCGTCAATGACCAGAATTTTGTGACTTGCCACGGCTGATTCCTCTTGGCGGTAGCGCAGTGATGGGTTGCTGCCCATCGATAGCAGTGACCAGATAGCTGCATGATCTGCTTAGAGCCTCAGCCATCCGGCACCCAACCGCTCCAGGCTGACTGGCGGTTGCGATCGCTGACTCAACTATAGTAGGCCAGATAATTGCATGCAGGGGTATCCTCGTAGAATTCGGCAGCAGGGAGGGAGTGAAGGGTGAAGGGTGGATGGGTGATGGGGAGGGCGGAGGAAAGTGATGAGTTTTGAGTTTTGAGTTTTGAATCCCCGCCTTGCTCCTGTGGAGCCGCCTTGCGAACACCACAAGCGGTTCGCCCTGGTCGTCGGAGTCCGAGGGGAACATAGGGGGAAGGAAGAAGGCAAAGGGCAAAAGGCAGAAGGCTTCAATTCAAAATTCAAAATTTATTGCTACCTTGCCGAGGCGACGCGAGCCGCCGCCGCCAACCCACAAGCTCTTCCGTGCATGGATCTACAATAGCCAAGAGTCCTTCCTTACCGAAAGATGCATGTCACCCCAGCCCCAGTCCTCTCCCGCCCCCGAGCTGACCCAGCTACCTACTTGGTTGAAGCGCCCCATCGGTAAAGCCAGCGAGCTCTCCAGGGTGCAAAAGATCATCAAGCAGCGTCAGATTCACACCATCTGCGAGGAGGGGCGCTGCCCTAACCGGGGCGAGTGCTACGCCCAGGGCACGGCCACCTTTCTCTTGATGGGGCCCACCTGCACCCGCTCCTGCGCCTTTTGCCAGGTGGATAAGGGCCATGCGCCCATGGCCCTGGATCCAGAAGAACCGCGCAAGGTGGCGGAGTCGGTGCAACTGCTGGGGCTGCGCTATGTGGTGTTGACCTCGGTGGCTCGCGATGATCTGCCCGACCAAGGGGCGGCATGGTTCGTGCAGACCATGGCTGCCATTCGGGCCATCTGCCCCGAGACCCAGATCGAGGTGCTGACCCCCGACTTTTGGGGGGGCCCGGAGCCCCAACGACAGCAGTATCAGCGCCTTGCCACGGTGGTAGGGGCGGGTCCGGCTTGCTTTAACCACAACATCGAGACGGTGCAACGGTTGCAGGGGCCGGTGCGGCGGGGGGCCAAGTATGAGCGCAGCCTGGATGTGCTGCGACAGGTGAAGGCGATTGATTCGTCAGTGCCGACGAAATCGGGGCTGATGCTGGGCCATGGCGAAACCGAGGCAGAGGTGATCGAGGCCCTGGCGGATCTGCGGGCGGTGGCATGCGATCGCATCACCCTGGGCCAATACATGCGCCCCTCCCTGGCCCATCGCCCGGTGCAGCACTACTGGACTCCCGAGGCCTTCGAGCGCCTGGGGGCCATGGCCACAACCATGGGCTTTGCCCACGTGCGCTCGGGGCCGCTGGTGCGCAGCTCCTACCACGCCGGCGAGGCATAAAGAATCATTACGGGCCATCTCCGTGCCGGAGCGGGTTTCATGGTTAAATGTGCCATGAAATACAACCATCGCCGTTTACCGCCGCCGGGCTAATCGCCATATGAAACGCCGACACATCATTCGCTACGGGGCCGGAGCCGCTGGAGTCGCCGCCTTGGCCGCCTGCAACGCCAATACCGATACCGCCTCTGCTCCCACCAGCACCACCGGCAGCGATCTGCCCCAGGTGCGCTGGCGCATGGCCACCAGCTGGCCCCAGTCCCTCGATACCATCTTCGGCGGGGCCCAGACCGTTTGCGATCGCGTCAGTGCCCTCAGCGGCGGTCGCTTCACCATCGAACCCTACGCCGCCGGGGAAATCGTGCCCGGCTTGCAAGTGCTAGATGCGGTCCAATCCGGCACGGTGGAATGCGGTCACAGCGCCAGCTATTACTACGTCGGCAAGAACCCGGCCCTGGCCTTCGGTACCACCGTCCCCTTCGGCCTCAACGCCCAGCAACAAAATGCCTGGTTCTACCACGGCGGCGGCCTCGACACCATGCATCGCCTCTATGCCGACTTCGGCGTCATCAACTTCCCGGCCGGTAACACCGGCACCCAGATGGGCGGCTGGTTCAAACAGCCCATCAACAGCGTCAGCGACCTGCAGGGACTGAAAATGCGGATTCCCGGCCTGGGCGGCGAAGTCATGTCGCGGCTGGGGGTGAATGTGCAGGTGCTGCCGGGGGGTGAAATCTTCCTGGCCTTAGATCGGGGGGCCATCGACGCCGCCGAATGGGTCGGTCCCTACGACGACGAGAAGCTCGGTCTCAACGACGCCGCCCAATACTACTACTACCCCGGCTGGTGGGAACCCGGCGCCACCCTAGAAGCCCAGGTGAATCTGCAGGCCTGGGAAAGTCTGCCCCAGGAGTACCAGGAGATCTTCAAAACCGCCGCCTACGAGGCCAACATCAACATGCTGGCCCAATACGACTCCCTCAACGGTGCCGCCCTACAGCGGCTCATGGACGGCGGCACCCAGCTCACCCCCTACAGCGACGAGATCATGGCCGCGGCCGAGGCAGCCTCTCTGGAGTTCTACGAGGAAAACGCCAACCAAGACGCCACCTTCAAAGAGGTCTACGAACAGTGGCGCACCTTCCGCCAGGAGGTCTACGCCTGGAACCGCGTCAACGAACTCAGCTTCGCCCGCTTTAGCAACCGCGAGAGTTGAGTTCGGAGCCGGGTACTCGGCCTCAACCTAGGTGCCTTTTACAATAGAACTACCCCTGGCTCAAACGGAGTTGTCTATGGTTGACCAGCTTGCCATCAGCGAAGAGGTTGCATTCCCAGACGCCAGCCAACTCGTCACCGAGGATGACACTCCGGTGGATAATTT
This portion of the Halomicronema hongdechloris C2206 genome encodes:
- a CDS encoding TRAP transporter substrate-binding protein, coding for MKRRHIIRYGAGAAGVAALAACNANTDTASAPTSTTGSDLPQVRWRMATSWPQSLDTIFGGAQTVCDRVSALSGGRFTIEPYAAGEIVPGLQVLDAVQSGTVECGHSASYYYVGKNPALAFGTTVPFGLNAQQQNAWFYHGGGLDTMHRLYADFGVINFPAGNTGTQMGGWFKQPINSVSDLQGLKMRIPGLGGEVMSRLGVNVQVLPGGEIFLALDRGAIDAAEWVGPYDDEKLGLNDAAQYYYYPGWWEPGATLEAQVNLQAWESLPQEYQEIFKTAAYEANINMLAQYDSLNGAALQRLMDGGTQLTPYSDEIMAAAEAASLEFYEENANQDATFKEVYEQWRTFRQEVYAWNRVNELSFARFSNRES
- a CDS encoding response regulator yields the protein MASHKILVIDDSRVIRMRVRDMLPQGNFEVIEAQDGVEGMSAIQDQRPNLIMLDFLLPRKSGWEVFQEIQARPDLQHIPLVLMSGRKEEVTEKIQEPFEYFEFIQKPFDQKELIGAIKGAMAKARKARPAQAAAPAAEAPPGEAAAGGIDPADYQALVAKVNHLQAEVNQLKGQLAKMLAFIKQKLK
- the lipA gene encoding lipoyl synthase, with protein sequence MSPQPQSSPAPELTQLPTWLKRPIGKASELSRVQKIIKQRQIHTICEEGRCPNRGECYAQGTATFLLMGPTCTRSCAFCQVDKGHAPMALDPEEPRKVAESVQLLGLRYVVLTSVARDDLPDQGAAWFVQTMAAIRAICPETQIEVLTPDFWGGPEPQRQQYQRLATVVGAGPACFNHNIETVQRLQGPVRRGAKYERSLDVLRQVKAIDSSVPTKSGLMLGHGETEAEVIEALADLRAVACDRITLGQYMRPSLAHRPVQHYWTPEAFERLGAMATTMGFAHVRSGPLVRSSYHAGEA
- a CDS encoding pyridoxal phosphate-dependent aminotransferase encodes the protein MTIADRVNRVTPSMTLAISAKAKAMKAEGLDVCSFSAGEPDFDTPDHIKAAAKQALDQGKTRYGPAAGEPALRRAIAQKLQQDNDLCYGPENIIVTNGGKHSLYNLMMTLIGPGDEVIIPAPYWVSYPEMVTLAGGTPVIVPTDLAGGYKITPEQLRRHITPQTRLFILNSPSNPTGTVYSPEEIKALAEVVIEADIWVVSDEIYEKIRYDDVPHLSIGAIGPEAYQRTLLSNGFAKAYAMTGWRIGYLAGPVELIRAMNTLQSHSTSNVCTFAQYGAIAALEGPQDCIATMGHAFAQRRQVMLKAIHSIPGLSCATPQGAFYLYVDISALAVPSLDFCSQLLEEKYVATIPGVAFGAEGSIRLSYATDLETIERGLERLAAFVRSRS